In Brevibacterium zhoupengii, the following are encoded in one genomic region:
- a CDS encoding MFS transporter, with amino-acid sequence MSDSVNTAKSARKAGIASYVGTTIEWYDFYIYGAASALVFGHVFFPENLPDGVGTLLSFVTMWAGFIARPLGGIIFGHFGDKYGRKKTLVVTLVLMGAASFVVGLLPGYSTIGLAAPILLTLLRVLQGIAVGGEWGGSVLIASESAPKGKSILYSAFAQQGSPTGNLLATGAFFFLAMMPTPEFILYGWRIAFLASILLIVVGLVIRLKLEEPQIMQQARKKDAVVKVPVVEAFKKHWAIILIGAGALPLVQVTYLKTTFATAWATDQSHDWAYGTSSFLGIVAIALVVQFLVQPFGAVILSRVKDMRKAIFWIVVPEFVLMPLMFFAIQTGNTWLAILGMAAATVPHSMFYAGIGGILARAFPAKVRYTGISLSYQLCSMTVAGATPALAQWMYTSTDTIMPVAILGASYAVVSLICTLILLQKTGWVASEDSNAEKAEKIELAEETAEDERLAALDREDVSRA; translated from the coding sequence ATGTCAGACTCCGTCAATACCGCCAAAAGCGCACGTAAGGCAGGAATCGCCTCCTACGTCGGAACCACCATCGAGTGGTACGACTTCTACATCTACGGCGCGGCTTCGGCCCTCGTCTTCGGTCACGTGTTCTTCCCGGAGAATCTGCCCGATGGAGTCGGCACTCTGCTCTCCTTCGTCACCATGTGGGCAGGCTTCATCGCTCGCCCGCTCGGCGGCATCATCTTCGGCCACTTCGGTGACAAGTACGGTCGCAAGAAGACACTTGTGGTCACGCTGGTCCTCATGGGCGCGGCGTCATTCGTCGTCGGTCTGCTGCCCGGTTACTCGACGATCGGTCTTGCGGCCCCCATCCTCCTCACTCTCCTGCGAGTCCTGCAGGGTATCGCCGTCGGCGGCGAATGGGGCGGATCCGTGCTCATCGCCAGTGAGAGCGCACCGAAGGGCAAGAGCATCCTGTATTCGGCCTTCGCCCAGCAGGGATCACCGACCGGCAACCTGCTGGCTACCGGCGCCTTCTTCTTCCTCGCGATGATGCCCACCCCGGAGTTCATCCTCTACGGCTGGAGGATCGCCTTCCTCGCCTCCATCCTGCTCATCGTCGTCGGGCTCGTCATCAGGCTCAAGCTCGAAGAGCCGCAGATCATGCAGCAGGCCCGCAAGAAGGACGCTGTGGTCAAGGTGCCTGTGGTCGAGGCGTTCAAGAAGCATTGGGCAATCATCCTCATCGGAGCTGGCGCTCTGCCGCTCGTGCAGGTCACCTACCTCAAGACCACCTTCGCCACGGCATGGGCCACGGACCAGTCCCACGACTGGGCCTACGGCACGTCGAGCTTCCTCGGCATCGTCGCCATCGCACTCGTCGTGCAGTTCCTCGTCCAGCCCTTCGGCGCAGTCATCCTCAGCCGGGTCAAGGACATGCGCAAGGCGATCTTCTGGATCGTGGTTCCCGAATTCGTCCTCATGCCGCTGATGTTCTTCGCCATCCAGACCGGCAACACCTGGCTGGCCATCCTCGGCATGGCTGCGGCCACCGTTCCGCACTCGATGTTCTATGCAGGAATCGGCGGCATCCTGGCCCGCGCCTTCCCAGCAAAGGTGCGCTACACGGGCATCTCGCTGTCTTACCAGCTGTGCTCGATGACCGTGGCCGGAGCCACCCCAGCACTGGCGCAGTGGATGTACACCAGCACAGACACGATTATGCCGGTGGCGATTCTCGGCGCATCCTATGCCGTGGTCTCGCTCATCTGCACGCTCATCTTGCTGCAGAAGACCGGCTGGGTGGCATCCGAGGACTCGAATGCCGAGAAGGCGGAGAAGATCGAACTCGCTGAGGAGACCGCTGAGGACGAGCGCCTCGCCGCCCTCGATCGCGAGGACGTCTCCCGGGCCTGA
- a CDS encoding benzoate/H(+) symporter BenE family transporter: MHENPNATSANPSSTGKEPLIERPTMRLPRLRDIRRDIGLEYCLNAVVGLIFGITGPIAVTMAVGLAGGLSDAQLSSWVFGIFLSAGLATLVMSLVYRRPLGFAWSIPGTVLLGPSLQHLSFGEVVGAFFVAGVLTLGLGMSGLVRKAMAAIPPPIVMAMVAAIFLRFGIDIVDAGRTTPAIVIPMIVAFIALTALPGLARFMPPVLGALLVGFIAVVLLGQLDLSSGGPILAHPVFTPPEFTWAAQLELVIPLTLTVLVVQNGQGEAVLRAAGHATPVNASAVTSGIMSVLNACFGAVSACLTGPTNALLTSSGDPKRQYSAAVFYSLLCFIAALFSPLVTRFMLGTPEAYILALGGMAMLGALRQAFVSGFSSKYTFGALVTFVVTIAEFDLFNIHAAFWGILIGCIASRFLEPGDYRAAAHEREEAHRDKVAAGNERS; encoded by the coding sequence ATGCACGAGAACCCGAACGCCACCTCGGCAAATCCGAGCTCGACGGGGAAAGAACCCCTCATCGAGCGCCCGACGATGCGGCTGCCCAGGCTGCGGGACATCCGCAGGGACATCGGACTCGAATACTGCCTGAACGCGGTCGTCGGTCTCATCTTCGGCATCACCGGCCCCATCGCCGTGACCATGGCGGTGGGGTTGGCCGGCGGTCTCAGTGACGCCCAGCTCTCGTCCTGGGTCTTCGGGATCTTCCTCTCCGCTGGTCTGGCGACCCTGGTCATGTCCCTGGTCTACCGGCGGCCGTTGGGCTTCGCCTGGTCGATTCCGGGCACCGTTCTCCTCGGGCCTTCCCTGCAGCATCTGAGCTTCGGGGAGGTCGTCGGGGCCTTCTTCGTCGCCGGTGTGCTGACCCTGGGGCTGGGCATGAGCGGGCTGGTCCGGAAGGCCATGGCCGCGATCCCGCCCCCGATCGTCATGGCCATGGTGGCCGCGATCTTCCTGCGCTTCGGCATCGACATCGTCGACGCGGGGCGAACGACCCCGGCCATCGTCATCCCGATGATCGTCGCGTTCATCGCCCTCACTGCGCTGCCGGGGTTGGCTCGCTTCATGCCTCCTGTCCTCGGTGCCCTCCTCGTGGGCTTCATCGCCGTCGTACTCCTCGGGCAGTTGGACCTCTCATCCGGTGGCCCGATCCTCGCTCATCCTGTGTTCACCCCACCGGAGTTCACCTGGGCCGCGCAGCTCGAGCTCGTCATTCCACTGACGCTGACGGTCCTCGTCGTCCAGAACGGACAGGGTGAGGCCGTGCTGCGCGCCGCCGGACATGCGACACCCGTCAACGCCTCAGCAGTGACTTCGGGCATCATGTCGGTGCTCAACGCCTGCTTCGGCGCGGTCTCGGCCTGCCTGACCGGACCGACCAACGCCCTGCTCACCTCCTCCGGTGACCCGAAGCGGCAGTACTCGGCGGCGGTCTTCTACTCACTCCTGTGCTTCATCGCGGCACTGTTCTCGCCGCTGGTCACTCGGTTCATGCTCGGCACCCCGGAGGCCTACATTCTGGCTCTGGGCGGAATGGCGATGCTCGGGGCGCTGCGGCAGGCCTTTGTCTCCGGGTTCTCCTCGAAGTACACCTTCGGTGCCCTGGTCACCTTCGTCGTCACGATCGCCGAGTTCGACCTGTTCAACATCCACGCAGCCTTCTGGGGAATCCTCATCGGCTGCATCGCCTCGCGGTTCCTCGAACCCGGTGACTACCGTGCCGCGGCGCATGAGCGCGAGGAGGCCCACCGGGATAAGGTGGCGGCCGGCAACGAGCGCTCCTGA
- a CDS encoding CoA-transferase subunit beta, which produces MTTAADFTETELVVCAAAKMLARSTTVFAGIGLPTLAVDLAYRTLNPDIQLVYESGVAGAHPESMAEGVADSVVVSGADAVVNMHALFGYVLQGGNVDVGFLGAAQIDRFGSLNTTVIGDWESPKVRLPGSGGAADIMANAGEVFVILRRHDPAAMPPELDFVTSASPVRAAEHPDFIQPRGFGVSTVITPLGILQRKDRLGELELTHVHPGVTSEQVQEQTGWDLAISDDLSVTQEPTAEEVRLLRDEIDTVRLYLR; this is translated from the coding sequence ATGACCACAGCTGCTGACTTCACAGAGACCGAACTCGTCGTGTGCGCGGCGGCGAAGATGCTCGCGCGCAGCACCACGGTCTTCGCCGGCATCGGCCTGCCCACGCTGGCCGTCGACCTGGCCTACCGCACCCTCAACCCCGACATCCAGCTGGTCTACGAATCCGGTGTGGCCGGAGCCCATCCGGAGTCGATGGCCGAGGGCGTCGCCGATTCGGTCGTCGTCTCCGGCGCCGATGCGGTCGTGAACATGCATGCCCTGTTCGGCTACGTGCTCCAAGGCGGCAATGTCGACGTTGGGTTCCTCGGCGCAGCGCAGATCGACCGCTTCGGTTCGCTGAACACCACGGTCATCGGAGACTGGGAATCGCCGAAGGTGCGCCTGCCCGGTTCCGGCGGCGCCGCTGACATCATGGCCAATGCCGGCGAGGTGTTCGTCATCCTCCGCCGCCACGACCCGGCGGCAATGCCGCCTGAACTCGACTTCGTCACCTCGGCCTCACCGGTGCGGGCTGCCGAACATCCCGACTTCATCCAGCCGCGCGGATTCGGGGTCAGCACCGTGATCACCCCGTTGGGGATACTCCAGCGCAAGGACCGCCTCGGCGAGCTCGAACTCACCCACGTCCACCCCGGCGTCACGAGCGAACAGGTGCAGGAGCAGACCGGGTGGGACCTTGCGATCTCAGACGATCTGAGCGTCACGCAGGAGCCCACCGCCGAGGAGGTCCGGCTTCTCCGCGACGAGATCGATACGGTCCGGCTCTACCTGCGATAA
- the benA gene encoding benzoate 1,2-dioxygenase large subunit, with amino-acid sequence MTDTLDFSADTRDLIANGVQERPDEGVRRVNRQIFTDEETFELEMKYIFEGNWIYLAHESQIPEIGDYFTTYIGRQPIMITRDKQGGLNCLINACAHRGAMLCRRKTDNRTTLTCPFHGWTFRNSGELLKVKDGRNGGYPEQFNKEGSHDLTKVARFESYRGFLFGSLNPDVQPLEDHLGDTRVIIDSVVDQSPDGLEILKGATTYTYEGNWKLQTENGADGYHVTSVHWNYAATTARRKSGESENETKAMDAGGWGKVAGGFYSFPYGHLLLWQEWTNPEDRSLWSERERLVEQYGETMANFMTNISRNLCLYPNVYLMDQFSSQIRHIRPIAADLTEVTTFCIAPKGESQEARANRIRQYEDFFNATGMATPDDLEEFRSAHKTYRASASPWNDMSRGQEHQIDGPDEQAKELGINPIASGAKTEDEGLYPVQHEYWQSVMKDALAAEDARAAARQQQ; translated from the coding sequence ATGACCGATACCCTCGATTTCAGCGCTGACACTCGAGATCTCATCGCGAACGGAGTCCAGGAGCGGCCCGACGAAGGCGTGCGCCGAGTCAACCGGCAGATCTTCACGGACGAAGAGACCTTTGAACTCGAGATGAAGTACATCTTCGAAGGCAACTGGATCTACCTCGCCCACGAATCCCAGATCCCCGAGATCGGCGACTACTTCACGACCTACATCGGTCGACAGCCCATCATGATCACCCGGGACAAGCAGGGCGGGCTCAACTGCCTCATCAACGCCTGCGCCCACCGCGGAGCGATGCTCTGCCGCCGCAAGACCGACAACCGCACCACCCTCACCTGCCCGTTCCACGGCTGGACCTTCCGCAACTCCGGTGAGCTGCTCAAGGTCAAGGACGGACGCAACGGCGGCTACCCGGAGCAGTTCAACAAGGAAGGCTCCCACGACCTGACCAAGGTCGCACGGTTCGAAAGCTACCGCGGGTTCCTCTTCGGCTCACTCAACCCTGATGTGCAACCCCTGGAGGATCACCTCGGCGACACTCGGGTCATCATCGACTCCGTCGTCGACCAGTCCCCGGACGGCCTCGAGATCCTCAAGGGCGCGACCACCTACACCTACGAAGGCAACTGGAAGCTGCAGACGGAGAACGGTGCCGACGGCTACCACGTGACCTCCGTGCACTGGAACTACGCGGCCACCACCGCGCGTCGCAAGTCCGGTGAGTCGGAGAACGAAACGAAGGCCATGGACGCCGGCGGCTGGGGCAAGGTGGCGGGCGGCTTCTACTCCTTCCCCTACGGCCACCTGCTGCTATGGCAGGAATGGACGAACCCCGAGGACCGGTCCCTGTGGTCAGAGCGCGAACGCCTCGTTGAGCAGTACGGCGAGACGATGGCGAACTTCATGACCAACATCTCCCGCAACCTCTGCCTCTACCCCAACGTCTACCTGATGGACCAGTTCAGCTCGCAGATCCGGCATATCCGCCCGATCGCCGCCGACCTGACCGAGGTCACGACCTTCTGCATCGCGCCGAAGGGCGAATCCCAGGAGGCTCGGGCCAACCGCATCCGCCAGTACGAGGACTTCTTCAACGCCACCGGCATGGCGACACCGGACGACCTCGAGGAGTTCCGGTCCGCGCACAAGACCTACCGCGCCTCGGCGTCACCGTGGAACGACATGTCCCGCGGTCAGGAACACCAGATCGATGGACCCGACGAACAGGCCAAGGAACTGGGCATCAACCCGATCGCCTCGGGTGCCAAGACCGAGGACGAAGGCCTCTACCCTGTCCAGCACGAGTACTGGCAGTCGGTCATGAAGGACGCGCTCGCCGCAGAGGACGCACGTGCCGCAGCACGGCAGCAGCAGTAA
- a CDS encoding CoA transferase subunit A: protein MDSDTVVSLPHAVEKLVNHGDTIALEGFSHLIPFAAGHEIIRQGITGLTFCRMTPDLLSDMMIAAGCVDRLVCSFFASGSAGSLYEIRRRIESQDPAPLPVEEYSHHAMTLRYHAGAARLPFAPISSFVGSDMPGINPDIRAVVDPYTGKKIHVVPPLNPDVTIIHAQRADRKGNVQIWGIAGVQQEAVYAADKVIVTVEEIVDDEVVRADPNRTLIPAHAVDAVCVVPTGAHPSYVQGSYDRDNAFYREWTPISKDPARLREWIDAHIRTTKDHEEYLDAIGRDRIEALRMAPRPSGSVDYGRRPDASTERSLR, encoded by the coding sequence ATGGACAGTGACACAGTCGTCAGTTTGCCGCACGCGGTCGAGAAGCTCGTCAACCATGGAGACACGATCGCCCTGGAGGGGTTCTCTCACCTTATCCCGTTCGCCGCGGGCCACGAGATCATCCGCCAAGGGATCACAGGGCTCACATTCTGCCGGATGACGCCCGATCTGCTCAGCGACATGATGATCGCTGCCGGATGCGTTGATCGGCTCGTGTGCTCGTTCTTCGCCTCGGGCTCAGCAGGCAGCCTCTACGAAATCCGCCGACGCATCGAATCGCAGGATCCCGCTCCTCTGCCGGTCGAAGAGTACTCCCACCATGCGATGACCCTGCGCTATCACGCCGGTGCCGCCCGACTCCCGTTCGCACCGATCAGTTCGTTCGTCGGATCCGATATGCCGGGCATCAACCCGGACATCCGCGCGGTCGTCGACCCGTACACGGGCAAGAAGATCCACGTGGTGCCCCCGCTCAACCCGGACGTCACGATCATCCATGCTCAGCGCGCTGACCGGAAGGGCAACGTCCAGATCTGGGGCATCGCCGGAGTCCAACAGGAAGCCGTCTACGCAGCCGACAAGGTCATCGTCACGGTCGAGGAGATCGTCGACGACGAGGTTGTCCGGGCCGACCCGAACCGCACGCTCATCCCCGCCCACGCCGTGGACGCGGTCTGCGTCGTCCCGACCGGCGCTCACCCCTCATACGTGCAGGGCTCCTATGACCGCGACAACGCCTTCTACCGCGAATGGACACCGATCTCAAAGGATCCCGCCCGGCTGCGCGAATGGATTGATGCGCACATACGTACCACGAAGGACCACGAGGAATACCTCGATGCGATCGGCCGTGATCGGATCGAGGCTCTGCGGATGGCGCCCAGACCTTCCGGCAGCGTCGACTACGGACGACGACCGGATGCCTCGACAGAACGGAGCCTACGATGA
- a CDS encoding MFS transporter: MSHTLVSAAPAQERKTAGWVAFVACGALVFDGYDLTVYGTIMPTLLNDPSQLGALDPSTAGLLGSYAMLGVLVGALTCGAVGDWLGRRRLLLVSISWFSLGMLFTAFATSVMAFGILRFLSGLGLGAVLAVAGATMAEFAPANKRNLYNAIVYSGVPAGGVLAAGLGIILLEPLGWRGLFIIGAAPLVLVPIAFFKVPESPRWLLTRGRREEAIATARRAGTPLVDDSQLVTDSASVERTGFAALLTPRWRMATIFLGFLSFAGLLLTYGLNTWLPEIMQGYGYDTSGSLAFLLILNGGAVIGALIGSTIADRFSPRPIIVSTFILAAITLTLMTFQLPIAFLFAFIAMAGVGTLGTQVLGYGYVSTYYTTNARSAGVAWFAGFGRIGGVIGPFIGGFIASIGLGGAQAFYVFAGVALFGALMAYLVPKQPDLESAGTTQVGTDQTRTDQAATAPAPAPAATAVAPADRPALATDDAGAASHPQS; this comes from the coding sequence ATGTCGCACACACTTGTCAGCGCAGCACCTGCGCAGGAACGGAAGACAGCGGGGTGGGTGGCGTTCGTCGCCTGCGGCGCTCTCGTCTTCGACGGCTACGACCTCACCGTCTACGGCACGATCATGCCCACGCTGCTCAACGACCCCTCCCAGCTGGGCGCACTCGACCCATCCACGGCGGGGCTCCTCGGCTCCTACGCCATGCTCGGCGTCCTCGTCGGAGCGCTCACCTGCGGGGCCGTCGGAGACTGGCTGGGACGCCGTCGCCTCCTGCTCGTGAGCATCTCCTGGTTCTCACTCGGAATGCTCTTCACCGCCTTCGCCACCTCGGTGATGGCCTTCGGAATCCTCCGCTTCCTCAGCGGCCTGGGTCTCGGGGCGGTGCTGGCAGTCGCCGGTGCCACCATGGCGGAGTTCGCTCCCGCGAACAAGCGCAACCTCTACAACGCCATCGTCTACTCCGGCGTCCCCGCCGGCGGTGTGCTTGCCGCAGGACTGGGAATCATCCTCCTGGAGCCGCTGGGCTGGCGCGGACTCTTCATCATCGGTGCCGCCCCACTCGTGCTCGTGCCCATCGCCTTCTTCAAGGTCCCCGAATCGCCGAGGTGGCTGCTCACTCGCGGTCGCCGCGAGGAGGCCATCGCCACGGCACGTCGTGCCGGCACCCCCTTGGTCGACGATTCCCAACTGGTCACCGACTCGGCCTCGGTCGAACGCACCGGCTTCGCCGCACTCCTCACCCCGCGCTGGCGCATGGCCACCATCTTCCTCGGGTTCCTGTCCTTCGCGGGCCTGCTCCTGACTTACGGCCTCAACACCTGGCTGCCGGAGATCATGCAGGGCTACGGCTATGACACCTCGGGGTCCTTGGCCTTCCTCCTCATCCTCAACGGCGGTGCGGTCATCGGTGCTCTCATCGGCTCGACAATCGCCGATCGCTTCAGCCCCCGGCCCATCATCGTCTCCACCTTCATCCTCGCCGCGATCACTCTCACCCTGATGACGTTCCAGCTGCCGATCGCCTTCCTCTTCGCGTTCATCGCGATGGCAGGAGTCGGCACGCTCGGCACTCAGGTGCTCGGCTACGGGTACGTGTCGACGTACTACACGACGAACGCCCGATCGGCAGGTGTGGCCTGGTTCGCCGGGTTCGGTCGCATCGGCGGAGTCATCGGCCCATTCATCGGCGGGTTCATCGCCTCCATCGGCCTCGGCGGGGCGCAGGCGTTCTACGTCTTCGCCGGCGTCGCCCTCTTCGGCGCACTGATGGCCTACCTGGTCCCCAAGCAGCCCGACCTGGAATCGGCCGGCACGACTCAGGTCGGCACGGACCAGACCAGAACGGATCAGGCGGCTACCGCCCCGGCGCCGGCTCCCGCTGCGACCGCTGTTGCACCTGCCGACCGACCCGCTCTGGCCACGGACGATGCCGGAGCGGCATCCCATCCTCAGAGCTGA
- a CDS encoding LysR family transcriptional regulator, translated as MSEPSLRRLRYFIALAEHGKFQTAADAMNISQPALSAELRRLEDFVGKPLFLRTPSTRLTPAGQALLPHAKAAVGAANRFNGVATEVGSGDPTTIAIGTVATFLHRGLPEAVKDFTTERPRISVTTREATSASQSDMLLGHEIDISCGHMPVQHPGVICTPAARENFWLCVPSELKGISLAEAADRPFVIFRRSASPIYHDTVVGICRNHGFEPRIQHETTSWATALEMVAHGLGITLAPTPLARAYRRDERLSFSRIESGRNAPQAWVTIRREDQTGPVGDLSMAIVVASEASAETGAATS; from the coding sequence ATGAGCGAACCGAGCCTCCGGCGTCTGCGCTACTTCATCGCCTTGGCCGAGCACGGGAAGTTCCAGACCGCCGCCGATGCCATGAACATCTCCCAACCGGCACTGAGCGCCGAGCTCAGACGACTCGAGGACTTCGTCGGCAAACCGCTGTTCCTGCGCACCCCGTCCACCAGGCTCACACCCGCCGGACAGGCGCTCCTCCCCCACGCCAAGGCCGCGGTCGGGGCAGCGAATCGCTTCAACGGAGTTGCCACCGAGGTCGGCTCCGGTGATCCGACGACGATCGCCATCGGCACGGTCGCCACGTTTCTCCACCGCGGTCTGCCGGAAGCGGTGAAGGACTTCACCACCGAACGACCGCGCATCTCCGTGACCACCCGGGAGGCCACCTCGGCGAGTCAGAGCGACATGCTGCTGGGCCACGAGATCGACATCTCGTGCGGGCACATGCCGGTGCAGCACCCCGGCGTCATCTGCACTCCGGCCGCACGGGAGAACTTCTGGCTGTGCGTGCCATCGGAATTGAAAGGCATATCCCTCGCCGAGGCGGCCGACCGACCCTTCGTCATCTTCCGCAGGAGCGCCTCCCCCATCTACCACGACACTGTCGTCGGAATCTGCCGTAATCATGGGTTCGAGCCGCGCATCCAGCACGAGACCACGAGCTGGGCGACGGCGCTGGAGATGGTCGCGCACGGTTTGGGCATCACCCTCGCCCCGACTCCCCTGGCTCGCGCCTACCGCCGCGACGAGCGTCTGTCATTCAGTCGGATCGAGTCGGGTCGGAACGCGCCGCAGGCTTGGGTGACGATCCGACGAGAGGATCAGACCGGTCCGGTCGGCGACCTGAGCATGGCCATCGTCGTCGCCTCCGAAGCGTCGGCAGAAACAGGGGCTGCGACCTCGTGA
- the benB gene encoding benzoate 1,2-dioxygenase small subunit produces MTMTAPATKSGLIVDPETSEWIRQFLYREARLLDEWNFEEWLECYHPDAPFWMPAWDVDDTLTTDPQNEISLIWYPNRSGLEDRVFRIRTDRSAATSMPEPRTEHNISGVEFLSRDGDTVEARFSWTTHYYRYQSTLTYYGHSLYTLDISGEIPVITAKKVILKNDTVHQLIDIYMI; encoded by the coding sequence ATGACCATGACAGCACCCGCGACGAAGTCCGGCCTGATCGTCGACCCCGAAACCTCCGAATGGATCCGCCAGTTCCTCTACCGTGAGGCTCGACTCCTCGACGAATGGAACTTCGAGGAGTGGTTGGAGTGCTACCACCCCGACGCCCCGTTCTGGATGCCGGCCTGGGATGTCGACGACACTCTCACGACGGACCCCCAGAACGAGATCTCACTCATCTGGTACCCGAACCGCAGCGGACTCGAAGACCGAGTCTTCCGCATCAGGACCGACCGTTCGGCCGCCACATCCATGCCGGAACCGCGCACCGAGCACAACATCAGCGGCGTGGAGTTCCTCAGCCGCGACGGTGACACGGTCGAAGCCCGCTTCAGCTGGACCACCCACTACTACCGGTACCAGTCGACGCTGACCTATTACGGCCACAGCCTCTACACCCTAGACATCTCGGGGGAGATACCGGTGATCACGGCCAAGAAGGTCATCCTCAAGAACGACACGGTCCATCAGCTCATCGACATCTACATGATCTGA
- a CDS encoding DinB family protein, with translation MNRIEALYSDLSRLGRETEMMDTVITMLADDLMESTTADGHSRQVVISRVVDGGFELAGLINDKLSTASADSADASGDLSDDPADDVRIRYRRCHLAFTAAAAQLTKLPEDTVFDYRGLQLTPGDIVPQRIGEIVIAHDSLGTAWTIEEADPDSALDALETLIRRLRIAEAAPALVVDSTEGDHWQIGNNGQAVNGDREDLVHWLAWGYPGELESDSELPTLPTLPRWT, from the coding sequence GTGAATCGCATCGAAGCGCTGTATTCGGATCTCTCACGTCTCGGCCGGGAAACGGAGATGATGGACACCGTCATCACGATGCTCGCCGACGATCTCATGGAGTCAACGACCGCCGATGGGCACAGCAGGCAGGTCGTCATCTCCCGCGTCGTGGACGGAGGGTTCGAACTTGCCGGACTCATCAACGACAAGCTCAGCACCGCCTCCGCTGATTCCGCTGACGCCTCCGGTGACCTCAGCGATGACCCGGCCGATGATGTCCGCATCCGGTATCGCCGGTGCCATCTCGCGTTCACCGCAGCCGCCGCTCAGCTGACCAAACTGCCCGAGGACACCGTCTTCGACTACCGCGGCCTGCAGCTGACCCCTGGTGACATCGTGCCCCAGCGCATCGGGGAGATCGTCATCGCCCACGACTCCCTGGGCACCGCCTGGACCATCGAGGAGGCGGACCCCGATTCCGCCCTCGATGCCCTGGAGACCCTGATCAGACGATTGAGGATCGCCGAGGCGGCTCCCGCCTTGGTTGTGGACTCGACCGAGGGTGACCACTGGCAGATCGGGAACAACGGCCAAGCCGTCAACGGTGACCGCGAAGATCTCGTGCACTGGCTGGCCTGGGGCTACCCCGGTGAGCTGGAATCCGATTCTGAGCTGCCCACCTTGCCCACTCTTCCTCGCTGGACCTGA